Genomic DNA from Hordeum vulgare subsp. vulgare chromosome 2H, MorexV3_pseudomolecules_assembly, whole genome shotgun sequence:
AGTGAGATCAACTATACATTGCAGTTGCAGGCACCATGGGTGATTTGCACCCAGCAGGCATCAGAATTCACAGCACAAACCCGCACTTGGACCCCCTTCATGTAGACATTttaccttttttcttctttttttccctCCCCATCTTCAATGGGTTTCCAGTAACCtacatttttttttttgaaacaataACCTACATTTTACATTCTACCTGCTATAAGCCACAACACCGATatactttttttccttttttttgtcagACGCTATGCCAATATACTGACCAGTATTACACATGGGCTTGAATAACCATCAGAGCAGAACCAAGTCAGTTTCATGATCTTAGTGCATCTGGAACACTGGTCTTCAGATTCCCTTTGCTAGGGGCAATAAGGAGATGACAAGAAACCCACAGACATGATTCCGTGTCGGCCCGATGATCAGCATATGAGATGCAAAAGAAGTGCCAGATGATCCAGCAATATCCTAGCCAAATGCACTCCAACAGTCAGCTGCTGCTTGGTAGCCCACCCCATACTCGTGCAGGTGCTGCTGGGAGTAAAATGAGTCATTGGACATGCTTTTTGGAAGCTCTGATGCGTCGACGATGGATATTGTCAGCTCTGAGTCTGTACATTTCACCTTCCCATACacatcattgatgacatatttcaTGAAATCTTCCTTCAGAGAGCTAGGATCAAGGTAAACATCAGACAGAGGGATGAGGCCCCAGTGATATACAGTGTTGGGTTTGATGACTGTATGATCAACTTCCTGTGATGAATTGGGGTCACACTCAATGCCAATATTTTCCAGCTGCAGAGCACAAGTTACAACCATTTAGATTTACACTTTCACATCCTTGCACTAAATGAATAGTTGAGCTGCGTGAGTATGAAGGAAAAACAAGACGACTGCAGCAAACAAACCTTGAGAATAAGGTAAGGGAAGCGAGATTTAACCCATCCAATCCAATCATGCAGTTCTTCAGAAGTTGGAGCACATAGAGCAATGCGAAGAAATTGTCCATATGTTGTTGAATATGGGAAGGGTTCAAAAATCCATGCCCACTCAAAATCATGGCTCCCTAGGTCCTGTGACAAACAATAAAGAACTGTTAAGAGTTGATGCAAAAATAAATTCGAAGTGTTCAAGCAAACATATGCGCACCGGTCTAGTACTAGGGAAAACTGAAGCGCAAAATTATTCCAAGATAAGTTGCATTATGTACGGTTCTGTTAAGAGGACAGACAAGGGGAAAATGCATACTCAGTGAAATGATATTGAGAACTAAAACTCGAGACGAGTATCAATGAGCTAGGCGTACAGCAAAATGCAGTAAGCAAATATAGTCAAGTACTTGAATTGAACAAGGAACACGAGATAGGTGTCCATGTGTCAAGCTAGAGCATTCTGAATGGTTGAGATGCAGAAACCATAGTGGTATGAAACAGTGGATTATTTGTCCCTGGGAAAGAAATTCAGAACAGGAAAGAGTGCTGAatacatgcatgcaaggaagatctGAATTTGTGGCAGAGGAATGGCAGAATGTGTAGGTTTATGTAAGCATAAGCAAGTTGACAAATCACCAATCCACCATCATTATACTAAAAAAAGCTATATCGTTGAAATAAATGACTAAATATTATCATATATAGAGTTTTAGGCAAAACTTCCTCAGAATAAAAAAATCTGTGCATTTCACAAACTCCACCAGACTTCGAAAAGCAGGACGAATAACTATAAGTGAAACTACCAAACTTACTGACCTTGGTCAAAACATAACCACGCATAAGCTCCTCTCTGATCTTCCTGAAGGTACCTTCCGTCATATTAGACGCACAGAGTTCCGGCGGAGTACAAGGCATCACTATGGGCATTAAACACCCATCTGAATGCCTGCAGTTAGTTGGCTGACCATGCAGATCTACTGGAATATGCCAAGGCCAGTGAGCAAATATGCCAAAGAACATGGTGAACAAACCATTGGCAGTGGCATTTGGAAATCTCTGACAAACATAGGCTGCAAGAATCGCCAAATGAATCCCAGCAAAGGAACCAAGCAACTGCAAAATGGCATAAGACAATTCAACATGACACGGTCAGACCAGAATATAGCTGAACAGCAATCAGCAGCACACATTAAACCACATACATGGCAATGAAGTCCCCGCCTCCTAGCCCATAGTTTTATGCATCGCAACAGAATTTGGAACTTCTGCATGAATTGTTAACAAACAGAATTTGAAGTGAAAAAATAACAACAATTTGAAGTACTCTTGTGTAAAAATAATAATGAGCAATACCACAGTCACAGTAAATCCATGGAAACAAGAGCAGGGATAAGAGTAAGCACATAAATAAATCAAAGGAAACAAGAGCATGTTAAGTAGGAAGTGCAGACATAGATGAATACAAGAGCATGTAAATGAATTGAGTAGTAGTGTATATTCAAACATGACTACTTGGGTGCTCATGTACAATTATGTAGGGGACAAAAATGTGACCGAGTGCTGGTGAATTAAATTAGAATAGTCTGTAACCTCTTGATTCGGCACTAGCTGCACAATCTGCTCATTAACACGAACTCCAGATAAACTCTTCCAACTCCGTGAATCAAGTCTCCGAAGATACTGAGGACTAGATGTATTTATAGCCTGCATGAGCAAGTAAACCCGTCAGAATATAGACCTTACATTTTTACATAGTACCGTGTGTATGTGACAGTCATGATAAATATAATTTTGGAGGGATCATACTCCCCATATATGGATTTATCTTGTAAGTACCATTTAGGGTGCTGAACTCATAAAAACTGCAGAAACATTActacaagcaaaataagatgttTTAGATGTGAGTTCTTTTGATCAAGGTAAATTCTTTGCAAATGTGTTGATCAAACAAAAAGTCAGTGTGTTCATATGGGAATATGTGGTGTGGCTTTTAGGCCTGCTCAGCCCGACTTCTCGACTGACTGCTTGGCAAGCAGCAAGCAGAAAAACAGAATTATATATTGTGCCACTATTCCTAGGGATTAGCA
This window encodes:
- the LOC123424651 gene encoding nuclear poly(A) polymerase 3-like, with amino-acid sequence MDAYYPLPAMAPDLPVWSHAAPAPAPAVLLPEPQTLPSFFMHPPPPPPLPAGRGRLLPWPIAHRPPPEFFFEMDYRRTHSLIQFLTDEGAIPTPEEEETRELVIRELKKIVTDWAKGVASEERVPPRRVTATVLTYGSYTLGAHGPESDIDALCVGPCIANLPHHFFVVLRQILKCRPEVSGLQTVENAKVPLMRFRFSGISVDLTYAQLPVLDAVQAINTSSPQYLRRLDSRSWKSLSGVRVNEQIVQLVPNQEKFQILLRCIKLWARRRGLHCHLLGSFAGIHLAILAAYVCQRFPNATANGLFTMFFGIFAHWPWHIPVDLHGQPTNCRHSDGCLMPIVMPCTPPELCASNMTEGTFRKIREELMRGYVLTKDLGSHDFEWAWIFEPFPYSTTYGQFLRIALCAPTSEELHDWIGWVKSRFPYLILKLENIGIECDPNSSQEVDHTVIKPNTVYHWGLIPLSDVYLDPSSLKEDFMKYVINDVYGKVKCTDSELTISIVDASELPKSMSNDSFYSQQHLHEYGVGYQAAADCWSAFG